From the genome of Phycodurus eques isolate BA_2022a chromosome 22, UOR_Pequ_1.1, whole genome shotgun sequence, one region includes:
- the slc26a5 gene encoding prestin, with the protein MEPEEEEEEAAAVQVNDADRLLMYKIERPVYDEAHLRSRLLHCKEKTTTARQKLALYFRCSSQRAKAAVLGFLPILVWLPNYPVREYLFHDVVSGLSTGVVQLPQGLAYAMLAAVPPVYGLYSSFYPVLLYTFFGTSRHISIGTFAVISLMIGSVVVREVPDSHRPAVNGTNDSAIFSVADRDARRVQVAVVLTTLVGIIQILLGILRFGFVAIYLTEPLVRGFTTAAAVHVVVSQLKYLLGVKTKRFSGPLSVIFSIKAVLGDITSTNVATLILGLVCLVFLYVIKDLNERFKKKLPIPIPGEIIVVIVSTGVSYGMTLAGRYKVDVVGKIPTGLLPPVAPDFSLFPNLATDSFAIAIVGFSMGISLAKIFALKHNYTVDSNQELMALGLCNFISSFFQTFTITCSMSRSLVQESTGGKTQIAGLLGSLLVLLVIVAIGFVFEPLPQTALAAIIMVNLLGMFKQFRDIPALWRTSKIELAIWLVTFVASVLLGLDYGLLSAIAFALLTVIYRTQSPKNAVLGQVPSTGLYYDVDEYEEAVECERIKIFHSNSSIYFANSDLYVSALKEKTGVNPECIQAARKAQKKQKANSGVTRLPKTHTEERGMTHEVLSFNKTMGEQTNGRLGEGLREAESEEVAFLQSFSSVHSIILDWTHTGFIDSVGAKAIKQVVQEYAAVDVRVVIAGCNRSLLSELDQLQFFTGVTSPEMVFPTLHDAVLHCQHSPPNITSGYNCEDHSN; encoded by the exons ATGgagccagaagaagaagaagaagaagcggcggCAGTCCAGGTGAATGATGCAGACAGGCTGCTGATGTACAAGATTGAGCGGCCCGTCTACGACGAGGCCCACCTCAGGTCACGGCTCCTCCACTGCAAAGAGAAAACCACCACCGCCCGGCAGAAGCTTGCACTGTATTTCCG GTGTTCTTCTCAGCGGGCAAAGGCAGCAGTTCTCGGCTTCCTGCCTATTCTCGTATGGCTGCCAAACTACCCGGTCAGGGAATACCTGTTTCACGATGTGGTCTCAGGACTTAGCACAGGAGTTGTGCAGCTCCCTCAAG GTCTTGCCTATGCAATGCTGGCTGCTGTGCCTCCAGTTTATGGTCTGTACTCATCGTTCTACCCTGTTCTGCTCTACACTTTCTTTGGCACATCCAGGCACATATCCATag GCACCTTTGCAGTAATAAGCCTGATGATTGGAAGTGTTGTGGTCAGGGAGGTTCCCGACTCTCACAGGCCAGCTGTCAATGGGACAAACGATTCCGCCATCTTCAGTGTGGCGGATCGTGACGCCAGGAGGGTTCAGGTGGCTGTGGTGCTCACAACCCTGGTGGGAATCATTCAG atTCTTTTAGGTATTCTCAGGTTTGGCTTTGTGGCAATTTACCTCACAGAGCCCCTGGTGCGAGGCTTCACGACAGCGGCCGCCGTGCACGTAGTGGTGTCTCAGTTAAAATACTTGCTGGGAGTGAAAACAAAGCGTTTCAGTGGACCCCTCTCTGTTATATTT AGCATTAAGGCGGTACTTGGTGACATTACCAGCACTAACGTCGCCACGCTCATCCTGGGCCTCGTGTGTCTCGTCTTTCTGTATGTGATCAAAGACCTCAACGAGCGCTTCAAAAAAAAGCTACCCATCCCTATTCCTGGGGAGATTATTGTGGTAATCGTGTCAACCGGCGTCTCTTATGGGATGACATTGGCAGGTCGATATAAGGTTGATGTGGTTGGGAAGATACCGACTGG GCTTCTCCCACCGGTCGCCCCAGACTTCTCTCTGTTCCCCAATTTGGCCACCGACTCCTTCGCTATTGCGATTGTCGGCTTCTCCATGGGAATCTCGCTGGCCAAAATCTTTGCCCTGAAGCATAACTACACTGTGGACAGTAATCAG GAGTTGATGGCCCTTGGCCTGTGTAACTTCATCAGCTCTTTCTTCCAAACATTCACCATCACTTGCTCCATGTCAAGGAGCCTGGTGCAGGAGAGCACAGGGGGCAAAACACAG ATTGCAGGCCTGCTAGGGTCTCTCTTGGTGCTACTGGTGATCGTCGCCATTGGTTTTGTCTTTGAGCCGCTCCCACAG ACCGCATTGGCAGCCATCATCATGGTCAACCTCCTGGGGATGTTCAAACAGTTCCGAGACATCCCAGCTCTGTGGAGAACCAGCAAGATTGAACTG GCCATCTGGCTGGTGACCTTTGTGGCATCTGTGCTATTGGGCTTGGATTATGGCCTTCTTTCGGCCATTGCATTTGCTTTACTGACAGTCATCTATAGAACACAGAG CCCGAAAAATGCTGTCCTCGGGCAGGTTCCCAGCACGGGACTGTACTATGATGTGGACGAATATGAAGAG GCGGTGGAATGCGAGAGGATTAAGATTTTCCACTCCAACTCGTCAATCTACTTTGCCAACAGTGACCTTTATGTGAGCGCTCTCAAAGAGAAG ACCGGTGTAAACCCAGAATGCATACAAGCTGCCAGAAAAGctcagaaaaaacaaaaggccAACAGCGGTGTGACGCGTTTGCCAAAGACACACACTGAG GAACGAGGTATGACGCACGAGGTTTTGTCCTTTAACAAAACAATGGGAGAGCAGACAAATGGCCGTCTAGGAGAAGGTCTTAGAGAGGCAGAGTCCGAGGAGGTTGCCTTCCTTCAGTCTTTCAGCTCCGTCCACTCCATCATCCTGGACTGGACCCACACTGGCTTTATTGACTCTGTGGGAGCCAAAGCCATCAAACAG GTCGTTCAGGAGTATGCAGCAGTAGATGTTCGAGTTGTCATAGCTGGATGCAACA GAAGTCTGCTGTCTGAGCTGGACCAGTTGCAGTTCTTCACTGGAGTTACAAGCCCAGAGATGGTGTTCCCCACCCTTCATGACGCCGTGTTGCACTGTCAACATTCCCCACCTAATATCACAAGCGGATACAACTGTGAAGATCATTCAAATTGA
- the pmpcb gene encoding mitochondrial-processing peptidase subunit beta, with the protein MAVSSRLLASAGKCFLRRSLLEKDNIIRFTAGARRPLATQAAHQVALNVPETKVTTLENGLRVASEDSGLSTCTVGLWIDAGSRYENERNNGTAHFLEHMAFKGTRKRSQLDLELEIENMGAHLNAYTSREQTVYYAKAFSKDLPRAVEILADIIQNSMLGEAEIERERGVILREMQEVETNLQEVVFDYLHATAYQSTALGRTILGPTENIKTINRGDLVEYITTHYKGPRIVLAAAGGVSHNELIDLAKYHFGKLLGRYESDAPPACPFTGSEIRVRDDKMPLAHIAIAVEAVGWSHPDTIPLMVANTLIGNWDRSFGGGVNLSSKLAQMACQGNLCHSFQSFNTCYTDTGIWGLYMVCEPGTIDAMMHFTQKEWMSLCTSVTEGEVARAKNLLKTNMLLHLDGSTPICEDIGRQMLCYSRRIPMHELETRIDAIDAATIKDVCTKYIFDKAPAIAAVGPIEQLPDYNQIRSGMFWMRN; encoded by the exons ATGGCGGTTTCCTCACGTCTCCTCGCGTCCGCGGGGAAATGTTTCCTACGCAGATCATTGCTGGAGAAAGATAACATCATCAGA TTCACCGCTGGAGCGCGCAGACCCTTGGCCACACAGGCTGCTCACCAAGTAGCTTTAAATGTTCCTGAAACGAAGGTGACCACTTTGGAAAATGGGCTCCGTGTGGCTTCTGAGGACTCTGGGCTTTCCACGTGCACT GTCGGCCTGTGGATTGATGCCGGCAGTCGTTATGAGAACGAGAGAAATAACGGCACAGCTCATTTTCTGGAGCACATGGCATTCAAG GGCACCAGGAAGCGGTCGCAGTTGGACCTGGAGTTAGAAATTGAGAACATGGGTGCGCACCTAAATGCATATACATCCCGGGAGCAGACTGTGTACTATGCCAAGGCCTTCTCGAAGGATCTTCCACGAG cTGTAGAGATCCTTGCCGACATCATCCAGAACAGCATGTTAGGCGAAGCGGAGATCGAGCGGGAACGGGGCGTGATCCTCCGGGAGATGCAGGAAGTGGAGACCAACCTGCAGGAAGTGGTCTTCGATTACCTGCACGCTACCGCGTACCAGTCCACAGCGCTGGGCCGGACAATCCTGGGCCCCACTGAGAATATCAA GACGATAAATAGAGGAGATCTGGTTGAGTACATTACCACCCACTACAAAGGTCCTAGAATAGTACTGGCTGCTGCTGGAG GAGTGTCTCACAATGAGCTCATTGATCTGGCCAAGTATCACTTTGGAAAGCTTCTTGGTCGGTACGAGAGCGACGCACCGCCTGCCTGCCCCTTCACGGGAAGTGAG ATTCGCGTCCGTGACGACAAGATGCCGCTGGCTCACATTGCCATCGCCGTGGAGGCTGTTGGATGGTCTCACCCTGACACCATCCCCCTCATGGTGGCGAATACACTCATCGGGAACTGGGACCGCTCCTTTGGCGGCGGAGTG AATCTGTCCAGCAAGCTGGCCCAGATGGCCTGTCAGGGGAACCTGTGCCACAGCTTCCAGTCCTTCAACACCTGCTATACGGACACAGGCATATGGGGACTGTACATGGTGTGTGAGCCCGGCACCATCGACGCCATGATGCACTTCACTCAGAAAGAATG GATGTCGCTTTGCACCAGCGTCACTGAAGGCGAGGTGGCACGGGCTAAGAATCTTCTCAAGACCAACATGTTACTGCATCTCGACG GATCCACGCCCATCTGTGAGGACATCGGCAGGCAAATGTTGTGCTACAGTCGTAGAATCCCCATGCACGAGCTTGAGACGCGAATTGAT GCTATCGATGCTGCTACCATCAAGGACGTGTGCACCAAATACATCTTCGACAAAGCTCCAGCCATCGCAGCAGTTG GTCCAATTGAACAGCTTCCCGACTATAACCAGATCCGCAGTGGAATGTTCTGGATGAGGAACTGA
- the dnajc2 gene encoding dnaJ homolog subfamily C member 2 yields the protein MLLEAVDGDETTVFKEVAASVQVQVEPVGRWFEAYVKRRNRNVSTSFQELEEEEESSEESEDEDFQLVEHPLLRTLDPKDWKNQDHYAVLGLPHLRYKATQKQIKAAHKAIVLKHHPDKRKAAGEQISEGDNDYFTCITKAIEALSDPVKRRAFDSVDPTFDNGVPSKSEGKENFFQVFPAVFERNSRWSTKKHVPNLGTVESSFEEVDNFYSFWYNFDSWREFSYLDEEEKEKAECRDERRWIEKQNRASRAQRKKEEMIRIRTLVDAAYSCDPRIKKFKEEEKARKESEKKAKAEAKKRDQEEKERARQAEVEAARLAKEKEDEEAKQVAQLAKKEKEIQKKAIKKERQKLRTTCKNWNYFADNETENVKMMEEVEKLCDRLELTSLQSLNEILASASKEDSKVAVEKQLQEVNAQLQKERDAEVQATQASRSAEQASGGGGVGVGKGWNEEDLQLLIKAVNLFPAGTNARWEVIANYMNLHSTSGMKRTAKDVINKAKNLQRLDPLQKDDINRKAFEKFKKEHNSVPPTVDNAVPSERFEAPGGDGNAAPWTTEEQKLLEQALKTYPVSTPERWEKIAATVPGRNKKDCMKRYKELVEMVKAKKAAQEQVASKSKK from the exons ATGCTATTAGAAGCGGTGGACGGCGATGAAACCACTGTGTTTAAAGAGGTTGCCG CCTCCGTGCAGGTTCAGGTGGAGCCTGTGGGCCGCTGGTTCGAGGCCTATGTGAAGAGGAGAAACAGGAACGTGTCAACTTCCTTTCAGGAgttggaagaggaggaggagtctTCGGAGGAGTCAGAGGATGAGGACTTTCAGCTGGTAGAGCATCCGTTGCTCCGAACGCTCGATCCAAAGGACTGGAag AATCAAGACCACTATGCCGTCCTCGGTCTTCCGCACTTGCGATACAAAGCCACTCAGAAACAGATCAAAGCTGCCC ACAAAGCCATTGTGTTGAAGCACCATCCCGACAAAAGGAAAGCTGCAGGAGAGCAGATTTCCGAAGGCGACAATGACTATTTCACGTGTATAACTAAAG CTATCGAAGCCCTGTCCGACCCCGTGAAGAGGCGAGCCTTCGACAGTGTCGATCCCACGTTCGACAACGGTGTACCTTCCAAGAGCGAAGGCAAAGAAAACTTTTTCCAGGTGTTTCCGGCTGTTTTTGAGAGGAATTCCCGATGGTCGACCAAAAAGCACGTGCCCAACCTTGGAACCGTTGAGTCCTCCTTTGAAGAAGTGGATAACTTCTACTCATTTTG GTACAATTTTGATTCATGGAGGGAGTTCTCGTACTTGgatgaagaggagaaggagaaggctGAATG TCGGGACGAGAGGAGATGGATCGAAAAGCAGAACCGAGCCTCCAGAGCTCAGAGGAAGAAGGAGGAGATGATCAGAATACGAACACTAGTTG ACGCCGCCTACAGTTGTGATCCGAGGATAAAAAAGTTCAAAGAAGAGGAGAAAGCCAGGAAGGAGTCTGAGAAGAAGGCAAAAGCCGAAGCCAAGAAGAGAGACCAGGAAGAAAAGGAGCGA GCCCGACAGGCTGAGGTGGAGGCGGCTCGTTTGGCTAAAGAGAAAGAAGACGAAGAGGCCAAGCAGGTGGCTCAGCTGGCCAAAAAAGAGAAGGAGATCCAGAAGAAAGCCATTAAAAAGGAGAGGCAAAAGCTCAGGACAACCTGCAAG AACTGGAATTACTTTGCTGACAATGAGACCGAAAACGTGAAGATGATGGAGGAGGTGGAGAAGCTCTGCGATCGGCTGGAACTCACGAG CCTGCAGTCCCTCAATGAAATACTGGCCTCGGCTTCAAAGGAGGACAGTAAAGTCGCGGTCGAGAAgcag TTGCAGGAGGTGAACGCGCAGCTCCAGAAGGAGAGGGACGCCGAGGTTCAGGCCACGCAGGCCTCTCGGAGCGCGGAGCAGGCCAGCGGAGGAGGTGGGGTGGGCGTTGGGAAAGGCTGGAACGAGGAAGACCTCCAGCTGCTCATCAAGGCCGTCAACCTCTTCCCTGCTGGAACCAACGCCAG gtggGAGGTTATTGCCAACTATATGAATTTACACTCGACAAGTGGGATGAAGAGGACAGCCAAAGATGTCATCAACAAAGCCAAGAATTTACAACGGCTTG ATCCGTTACAGAAAGATGACATCAACAGAAAAGCCTTTGAGAAATTCAAGAAGGAACATAATTCTGTGCCACCCACCGTCGACAACGCCGTGCCCTCAGAGAGGTTTGAAG CCCCTGGTGGTGACGGAAACGCAGCCCCATGGACCACAGAGGAACAGAAGCTTCTAGAGCAGGCCCTCAAGACCTATCCGGTCAGCACACCTGAACGGTGGGAGAAGATAGCCGCCACCGTCCCCGGACGAAACAAGAAAGACTGTATGAAGAGGTACAAG GAACTCGTGGAGATGGTTAAAGCCAAGAAAGCTGCACAAGAGCAAGTAGCAAGCAAGAGtaaaaaatga
- the psmc2 gene encoding 26S proteasome regulatory subunit 7 produces the protein MPDYLGDDQRKTKEEDKDDSPIRALDEGDIALLKTYGQSTYSRQIKQVEDDIQQLLKKINELTGIKESDTGLAPPALWDLAADKQTLQSEQPLQVARCTKIINADSEDPKYIINVKQFAKFVVDLSDQVAPTDIEEGMRVGVDRNKYQIHIPLPPKIDPTVTMMQVEEKPDVTYSDVGGCKEQIEKLREVVETPLLHPERFVNLGIEPPKGVLLFGPPGTGKTLCARAVANRTDACFIRVIGSELVQKYVGEGARMVRELFEMARTKKACLIFFDEIDAIGGARFDDGAGGDNEVQRTMLELINQLDGFDPRGNIKVLMATNRPDTLDPALMRPGRLDRKIEFSLPDLEGRTHIFKIHARSMSVERDIRFELLARLCPNSTGAEIRSVCTEAGMFAIRARRKIATEKDFLEAVNKVIKSYAKFSATPRYMTYN, from the exons ATGCCGGATTATTTAGGAGATGACCAGAGGAAGACGAAAGAGGAGGACAAGGATGACTCACCAATTAGAg CTTTGGATGAAGGCGACATCGCTCTGCTGAAGACTTAT GGTCAAAGCACTTACTCCAGACAGATAAAACAAGTGGAGGATGACATCCAACAGCTGCTCAAAAAGATCAACGAGCTTACAG GTATTAAAGAGTCTGACACGGGGCTGGCACCACCAGCTCTTTGGGATTTGGCTGCTGACAAACAGACCCTTCAAAGTGAACAACCCCTACAAGTTGCAAG ATGCACAAAGATAATTAACGCTGACTCAGAGGACCCCAAATACATCATCAATGTCAAGCAGTTTGCCAAGTTTGTGGTGGACCTGAGCGATCAGGTGGCCCCGACTGACATCGAGGAGGGCATGAGAGTTGG TGTCGACAGAAACAAGTATCAGATCCATATCCCCCTGCCTCCTAAAATTGATCCAACTGTCACCATGATGCAG GTGGAGGAGAAACCCGATGTTACCTACAGTGACGTTGGTGGCTGTAAGGAACAGATTGAAAAGCTGAGGGAAGTAGTTGAGACCCCCCTGCTTCAT CCTGAGCGGTTCGTCAACCTGGGCATCGAGCCTCCGAAAGGCGTGCTGCTGTTCGGACCACCTGGCACCGGAAAGACCCTGTGTGCCCGTGCCGTGGCCAACCGGACGGATGCCTGCTTCATTCGAGTCATCGGCTCTGAACTGGTGCAGAAGTATGTGGGCGAG GGAGCACGGATGGTGCGTGAGCTCTTTGAGATGGCCAGGACCAAGAAGGCTTGTCTCATCTTTTTTGATGAAATTGATGCCATTGGAG GCGCACGTTTCGACGACGGCGCCGGCGGGGACAACGAGGTGCAGAGGACCATGCTGGAGCTCATCAACCAGCTGGACGGCTTCGACCCGCGCGGCAACATCAAAGTGCTGATGGCCACCAACAGACCTGACACCCTGGATCCAGCCTTGATGAGACCCGGACGTTTGGATAGGAAGATTGAGTTCAGCTTGCCTGATCTTGAG GGTCGCACACACATCTTCAAGATTCATGCTCGTTCCATGAGCGTGGAGAGAGACATTCGCTTTGAGCTGCTCGCTCGCCTCTGTCCCAACAGCacag GTGCTGAGATTCGCAGTGTGTGCACAGAAGCCGGCATGTTCGCAATCAGAGCTCGCAGGAAGATTGCCACTGAGAAGGACTTCTTGGAGGCCGTTAACAAAGTCATCAAATCTTACGCCAAGTTCAGCGCCACCCCAAGATACATGACCTACAATTAA